ACCGCTTCGATCGTCTCGCCGCGGAAGCGCGTCCTGAAATAGTCGAGTGACTTGTGGATCTCGGTGACGAGCTCGGTGAGCGGCGGGGTGATCACGTTGAAGATTCTCGTGACCGTCGGCGCGACCGGCTGGTCGTCGCGTTGAGAAAGTATCGCCGCCTTCTCGCGCTTCATCTTTTCGGCCTCATCCACGGAGACGTTCAGGCCGGTCGCGATCGCCTTCGTCATGCCGTTGCCGCCGATCGGCACGTTTCGCGTGAACGGCACGAAGCCGCCCTTCGTGACGTTTATGCTCGTGGATGCGGCGCCGATGTTGATGATCGCGATGTTCTGTTCGTACTGCGGGCTCTCGGGAGTCAGCATCGCGCGCACCATCGAGAACGGCTCGACTTCTATGACCGCCGGTGTCAGGCCGGCGAACTGCAGCGCGCTGACTTGCGACATGACGAGATCTTTTTGCGCGGCGACGATCAAGACGTCCATGCTCTGGCCGTCTTCCGCCGTGCCGAGGATCTTTGCGTCGATCTGCGCTTCGTCGACCGAGTACGGCAGAAAACGTTCGGCTTCGTATTTCGTGGACTCGCGCAGCTCGCGTTCGTTCATGTGAGGCATGCTCACTTGACGCACGACGACTGACGGGCCGGCGACAGCGCTCACCGTGCGGCGCGCGCTGATCGCGCCCTCGGCGATGAGCTGCCGGAGCGCCTCACCCACGAGCGGCGGATCGACGACCACGCCGTCTTTCAGCGCGTTGGCCGGGGTGGCGATCTTATACACGTGCTCGAGTTGCGGGCCGCGCGGCGTCATCGTGAACTGAACCGCCTTCAGTTCGTACGAACCGAAATCGATGCCGACAAACGATTGCGAACCTCGCGAGAAAAATCTATTCAGAAACGCCATTGGTCGGCCTGTTCTCTTTCGTGAGCTCCGAGGGCAAAACAAAAAGCCGAGCGGGGGTCACTCTTCATGCTATGTATCGGCAACGGCGGGACGGACCTTAGAACGCACATTCGGTCGCATATGAGGGTACCGTGATCGGGTTCCACCGGCGGGGACGCCTGTAGAAGGGCGAGCATCGCTCGCCCCACCTCTCGCGCATTTCGTAGCGCTAGAGCCGGATCGGCTGTGTCGGGGGTCAGTTGAGTATCGCCTGGAGGCGATCGTGATCGGAGATCACGATGTTCGCCGTGCGCATGTCGATGAGTTTCTCATCCCAGAAGCGGTTGAGCATGCGGTTCACGGTCTCGCGCGTCGTGCCGATCATGTTGGCCATTTCTTGGTTCGTCAGTCGCAGCGTCAGCCGGACGCCGGCATCGGATGCCTCACCAAAATTTTTCTCGAGGTTGATGAGCAGCGATGCAAGGCGT
Above is a genomic segment from Candidatus Eremiobacteraceae bacterium containing:
- the pilM gene encoding type IV pilus assembly protein PilM gives rise to the protein MAFLNRFFSRGSQSFVGIDFGSYELKAVQFTMTPRGPQLEHVYKIATPANALKDGVVVDPPLVGEALRQLIAEGAISARRTVSAVAGPSVVVRQVSMPHMNERELRESTKYEAERFLPYSVDEAQIDAKILGTAEDGQSMDVLIVAAQKDLVMSQVSALQFAGLTPAVIEVEPFSMVRAMLTPESPQYEQNIAIINIGAASTSINVTKGGFVPFTRNVPIGGNGMTKAIATGLNVSVDEAEKMKREKAAILSQRDDQPVAPTVTRIFNVITPPLTELVTEIHKSLDYFRTRFRGETIEAVLLGGGTARLTNLDAYLSHELGLPVSVANPLEISAYNPADFPADYLKEIGPSLIVAAGLGRRDLVPEAGRVAVSA